ATTATCCAGTAATGGAATATATAATTGAATTATTAAAAGAACAGGGAATAAAAGATATAGCAGTTACATCTTTTTATTTACCAGAAACAATCGAAGACTATTTTGGCAATGGAGAAAAATGGGGTGTAAATCTCCATTATTTTATTGAAGAAGAGCCTTTAGGCACAGCAGGTAGTGTACATAATGCTGACGAATTTTTAGATGAAACTTTTATAGTAATTAGTGGAGATGCAATTACAGATTTTAATTTAAAAGAAGCAATTGACTTTCATAATAATGAAAATGCAGATGCAACATTAGTATTGGCTAAAGAAGACATACCTTTAGAGTATGGAGTAGTAATGACAGATGATGATGGAAAAATAGTTAGATTTTTAGAAAAGCCTAATTGGGGGCAGGTTTTTAGTGACACCATTAATACTGGTATATATATATTAGAGCCTGCAATTTTTGATTTATTTGAAAAATATAAAAAGTATGATTTTAGCCAAGACCTATTTCCTTTGATGTTAAGCAAAGGTATGAATTTATATGGAGTGGCTTTAGATGGATATTGGAATGATATAGGTAGTTTAGAGGAGTATCATAATACTCAGTTTGCCCTTTTAAAAGGAGATATAGATTTGCCCTTAAAGGCACCCTGTTCTCTAGGAGATAATTACTGGATGGAAGATGGGGTAGAATTAGATGAAAGTGTAGAAGTTGAAGATTCTGTGTATATAGGTGAGGGTAGCAAGATAGGCAAAGGTGTTTATCTTGAAAATTGTATAATCGGTAGAAATTGTAGGATATCTGCAAACACGTCAATAAAGAATGCGATTCTCTGGGATAATACCTTGATAGAAGAAAATGCCGAAATTAGAGGTGCTATCCTTGCTAATAATATTACCGTCAAACAGGGAGCTGCTATATTTGATATGACAGCAGTAGGACGGGATGTAATAATAGGAAGAAATAGTAGGTTGAAGCCAGGTATTAAAATATGGCCAGAGAAAGAAATTGATGATCGTACAGTGGTAGACACTAGTATAGTTTGGCCGGTACATTGGAGCAGGAATATTTTCAGCAATAAAGGTATTGTTGGAGATAGCAATATAGATATTACTCCAGAGTTCATTTCAAATCTAGCAGTGGCTTATGGCTCAACATTAGCAAGGGATAACGAAGTAATTGTAAGTTGTGATGCCTATAATATTTCTACCGCCTTGAAAAGAGCAATGATTTCAGGACTTCAGGCTTCAGGAATTGATGTAGTAGATGTTGGAGAGACAATATCTTCAATTGCTCGTTATTGTGTACTTGACCTGCAAGCACAAGGTGGTGTGCATATTAGAGTAAGTTCACAGGATCCTAATAGAACTGTAGTAGAATTTTACAATAAACATGGTGTGAATATTTCTGTTAATGAACAAAAGGGAATAGAAAAGAAATTCTTTACTAGAGATTATAATAGGGTATTTATCAATGAAATAGGAGACTTTGCTTATGCTCCTGAAATGAACAAAAAATATCTAGATCATTTAGTAGATAATGTTAGAAGTAAAGAAATTAAGAGTAATTATTTTAGTGTTGTAGTAGATTATGAACATGATAGCTTAGGAGACGTACTGCCTCTTTTCTTAAGAAGATTAAATTGTCAATTGTTATCTACTAGAAATTATTCTGATGAAGGTTTACCTATCAGTATGAGAAGGAGATTAGAAGCTAGACAAAGAGTAGCTCGAATAATGAGGGATAATAAGTCAGATCTAGGAATAATTATTGATCATAATGGAGAAGAGATTCATTTGATTAATAGACAGGGAGAAGCTATAAGTAAATTAAAATATCAAGTTTTAATATCATTTATTCTACTTGAAAGGGGAATTAAGTATATACCCTTGCCAGTAAATACTCCTGCAGTTATTGAATCGCTGGCTGAGGAATATAATGCAGAGGTTGAATATACTCCGATAAATCCCCAAGTGGCAATGGAAAAGTATTATCAAAATAACAGGGATGAAAACACAGAAATATTAAGATTTTATCCTTATACAGATGCCCTGGCTGGTTTAGCTTTGATTATGGAGCAGATGGCTATTGATAATGTAAGCTTAGAGCAGTTGATCAACAGACTGCCAGAGTTTTTCTTAAATAACGCTGAAATTAAGTGTGATTGGAAAAATAAAGGTAGGGTTATGCGTCATCTA
This region of Halanaerobiaceae bacterium ANBcell28 genomic DNA includes:
- a CDS encoding sugar phosphate nucleotidyltransferase; amino-acid sequence: MKAVIMAGGQGSRLRPLTCDLPKPMVPIVNYPVMEYIIELLKEQGIKDIAVTSFYLPETIEDYFGNGEKWGVNLHYFIEEEPLGTAGSVHNADEFLDETFIVISGDAITDFNLKEAIDFHNNENADATLVLAKEDIPLEYGVVMTDDDGKIVRFLEKPNWGQVFSDTINTGIYILEPAIFDLFEKYKKYDFSQDLFPLMLSKGMNLYGVALDGYWNDIGSLEEYHNTQFALLKGDIDLPLKAPCSLGDNYWMEDGVELDESVEVEDSVYIGEGSKIGKGVYLENCIIGRNCRISANTSIKNAILWDNTLIEENAEIRGAILANNITVKQGAAIFDMTAVGRDVIIGRNSRLKPGIKIWPEKEIDDRTVVDTSIVWPVHWSRNIFSNKGIVGDSNIDITPEFISNLAVAYGSTLARDNEVIVSCDAYNISTALKRAMISGLQASGIDVVDVGETISSIARYCVLDLQAQGGVHIRVSSQDPNRTVVEFYNKHGVNISVNEQKGIEKKFFTRDYNRVFINEIGDFAYAPEMNKKYLDHLVDNVRSKEIKSNYFSVVVDYEHDSLGDVLPLFLRRLNCQLLSTRNYSDEGLPISMRRRLEARQRVARIMRDNKSDLGIIIDHNGEEIHLINRQGEAISKLKYQVLISFILLERGIKYIPLPVNTPAVIESLAEEYNAEVEYTPINPQVAMEKYYQNNRDENTEILRFYPYTDALAGLALIMEQMAIDNVSLEQLINRLPEFFLNNAEIKCDWKNKGRVMRHLSKETDENTEMIDGIKFRHNNGWALVVPDSERPVFHIYAEGQDTETAESLTGFYLDKVKEIIGE